A DNA window from Pseudomonas sp. B21-056 contains the following coding sequences:
- a CDS encoding PepSY domain-containing protein: protein MNRLTAFFIATLMALSTCLAHARDLGPDESRKLQDAGTIQSFEKLNAAALAKHPGAAVTDTELEEKYGKFIYQVELRDTQGIEWDMELDAVTGKVLKNHQDI from the coding sequence TTGAACCGCCTGACTGCCTTTTTCATCGCAACCCTCATGGCATTGAGCACCTGCCTTGCTCACGCACGGGACCTCGGCCCCGACGAATCCCGAAAACTGCAAGACGCTGGTACCATTCAATCCTTTGAAAAACTCAATGCCGCCGCCCTGGCCAAACACCCCGGCGCCGCCGTGACCGATACCGAGCTGGAAGAAAAGTACGGCAAGTTCATCTATCAGGTGGAGCTGCGCGACACCCAGGGTATTGAATGGGATATGGAATTGGACGCCGTTACTGGCAAGGTGCTCAAGAATCATCAGGATATTTAA
- a CDS encoding sensor histidine kinase, whose amino-acid sequence MRSIQRRLSLGLIGVMVVVGLVLAQTSLWLFELGLQRYLEAGLRNDSESLLVALARGPQGLQLDERRLSPAYLRPFSGHYFRIDFADVHWRSRSLWDQELPRLDHPGLHANLQLGPEGQKLLVLRTDYRRLGQAISISVAQDYTPVRDSFLRMQQIGLGLGLAGLLLVLLLQRFTVRRALRPLEKAREQIAQLQRGQRSQLDEQVPLELEPLVAQINHLLAHTEDSLKRSRNALGNLGHALKTPLAVLQSLASNEKLDPYPELRKLLLEQLEQVRQRLNRELNRARLAGDALPGAQLDCDAELPGLLATLNMIHGEHLHLSYVASPGQHLPWDREDLLELLGNLLDNACKWADAEVRLTVTETAEAFILAVEDDGPGIPEERRDQVFSRGTRLDEQTHGHGLGLGIVRDIVDTWGGTLALHDSEWGGLKVLIELPRR is encoded by the coding sequence GTGAGATCCATCCAGCGACGGCTGAGCCTGGGCCTGATCGGTGTGATGGTGGTGGTCGGGCTGGTCCTGGCGCAAACCAGCCTGTGGCTGTTCGAGCTGGGATTGCAGCGCTATCTGGAAGCCGGGTTGCGCAATGACAGCGAGAGTCTGCTGGTGGCCCTGGCGCGAGGCCCCCAGGGATTGCAACTGGATGAGCGGCGCTTGTCGCCGGCCTATCTGCGACCGTTCTCGGGGCATTATTTCCGCATCGATTTCGCCGACGTGCACTGGCGCTCCCGTTCCCTCTGGGACCAAGAACTGCCCCGGCTCGACCATCCGGGCCTGCACGCCAACCTGCAATTGGGGCCTGAAGGCCAGAAACTGCTGGTATTGCGCACTGACTACCGGCGCCTGGGCCAGGCGATTTCCATCAGCGTGGCCCAGGACTACACGCCCGTGCGCGACAGTTTCCTGCGCATGCAGCAGATTGGCCTCGGCCTCGGCCTGGCGGGGCTGTTGCTGGTCCTGTTGCTGCAACGGTTCACCGTGCGTCGCGCCTTGCGTCCGCTGGAAAAGGCCCGGGAGCAGATCGCGCAACTGCAGCGTGGGCAACGCTCGCAACTCGACGAACAAGTGCCCCTGGAGCTGGAGCCGCTGGTGGCGCAGATCAACCACTTGCTGGCCCATACCGAAGACAGCCTCAAGCGTTCGCGCAACGCCCTGGGCAATCTGGGCCATGCCCTGAAAACCCCGCTGGCGGTGCTGCAAAGCCTGGCCTCGAACGAAAAGCTCGACCCGTACCCCGAACTGCGCAAGTTGCTGCTCGAACAACTGGAGCAAGTGCGACAGCGCCTTAACCGCGAACTCAATCGCGCCCGCTTGGCCGGCGATGCCTTGCCCGGCGCGCAACTGGATTGCGATGCGGAACTGCCCGGTTTGCTGGCGACGTTGAACATGATCCACGGTGAGCACCTGCATTTGAGCTACGTGGCCTCGCCGGGCCAGCACCTGCCCTGGGATCGCGAAGACCTGCTGGAATTGCTGGGCAACCTGCTGGACAACGCCTGCAAATGGGCGGATGCCGAAGTGCGCCTGACTGTGACCGAGACGGCCGAAGCGTTCATCCTGGCGGTGGAAGACGACGGCCCGGGCATCCCCGAGGAGCGGCGCGACCAGGTGTTCAGCCGGGGCACGCGCCTGGACGAGCAAACCCATGGCCATGGCCTGGGGCTGGGTATCGTGCGGGATATCGTCGACACCTGGGGCGGTACGCTGGCCCTGCATGACAGCGAGTGGGGCGGGTTGAAAGTCCTGATCGAACTGCCCCGGCGCTGA
- the yegQ gene encoding tRNA 5-hydroxyuridine modification protein YegQ: MPLVAPELLAPAGTLKNMRYAFAYGADAVYAGQPRYSLRVRNNEFDHANLALGIREAQSMGKRFYVVVNIAPHNAKLRTFLKDLAPVIAMAPDALIMSDPGLIMLVRRHFPQMPIHLSVQANTVNWASVEFWQQQGLSRIILSRELSLEEIAEIRLQVPAMELEVFVHGALCMAYSGRCLLSGYLNRRDANQGSCTNACRWKYSAQPARENATGDIVHSYQPEPTLGLGAPTDQVFLLQENNRPDESMPAFEDEHGTYIMNAKDLRAVQHVERLTRMGVHSLKIEGRTKSHFYCARTTQVYRRAINDAVAGREFDRSLMTDLESLAQRGYTEGFLRRHVHDEYQNYQNGSSVSERQQFVGELTGERRERLAEVRVKNRFELGDHMELMTPKGNFHFDLHLLHNAKGQGIDVAPGDGHVVYVSIPDAVDLRFGLLMRDVRKP, from the coding sequence ATGCCCCTCGTAGCCCCCGAACTGCTCGCCCCGGCCGGCACCCTGAAAAACATGCGCTATGCCTTTGCCTACGGCGCCGACGCGGTCTACGCCGGCCAGCCGCGCTACAGCCTGCGGGTGCGCAACAATGAATTCGATCATGCCAACCTGGCCCTGGGCATCCGCGAGGCCCAGTCCATGGGCAAGCGCTTCTACGTGGTGGTGAACATTGCGCCGCACAACGCCAAGCTGCGCACCTTCCTCAAGGACCTCGCACCGGTGATTGCCATGGCGCCCGATGCACTGATCATGTCCGACCCGGGGCTGATCATGCTGGTGCGCCGGCACTTCCCGCAGATGCCGATCCATCTGTCGGTGCAGGCCAACACGGTGAACTGGGCGAGCGTCGAGTTCTGGCAGCAACAAGGCCTGAGCCGGATCATTCTTTCCCGGGAACTGTCCCTGGAGGAAATCGCCGAGATCCGCCTGCAGGTGCCGGCCATGGAGCTGGAAGTGTTCGTCCATGGAGCCCTGTGCATGGCCTATTCCGGGCGCTGCCTGTTGTCGGGTTACCTGAATCGGCGCGACGCCAACCAGGGCAGTTGCACCAACGCCTGCCGCTGGAAATACTCGGCCCAGCCGGCGCGGGAAAACGCGACGGGCGACATCGTGCACAGCTATCAACCCGAACCCACCCTGGGTCTCGGCGCGCCCACCGACCAGGTTTTCCTGCTCCAGGAGAACAATCGTCCGGACGAATCCATGCCGGCCTTCGAGGACGAGCACGGCACCTACATCATGAATGCCAAGGATCTGCGGGCGGTGCAGCATGTGGAGCGGCTGACCCGCATGGGCGTGCATTCCCTGAAAATCGAAGGCCGGACCAAGTCGCATTTCTACTGCGCGCGCACCACCCAGGTGTATCGCCGGGCGATCAACGACGCCGTGGCCGGCCGGGAATTCGACCGCAGCCTGATGACCGACCTGGAATCGCTGGCCCAGCGCGGCTACACCGAAGGTTTCCTGCGCCGGCATGTGCACGATGAATATCAGAACTACCAGAACGGCAGCTCAGTGTCGGAGCGCCAGCAGTTCGTCGGCGAACTCACTGGCGAACGCCGCGAACGCCTGGCCGAAGTACGGGTCAAGAACCGCTTCGAACTGGGCGACCACATGGAGCTGATGACGCCCAAGGGCAACTTTCACTTCGACCTGCATCTATTGCACAACGCCAAAGGCCAGGGCATCGACGTCGCACCGGGGGATGGGCATGTGGTGTACGTGTCGATTCCGGATGCGGTGGATCTGCGGTTCGGGTTGTTGATGCGGGATGTGCGCAAGCCGTGA
- a CDS encoding Na+/H+ antiporter family protein yields the protein MNAVIAAVGIMLVLSLSRVHVVIALIIGALVGGLTGGLGIEATLKAFNAGLGGGATVALSYALLGAFAVAIAKSGMAHALADKALALVDRQDAAGGSGVKWVLIGLLGTVAVASQNVLPIHIAFIPLLVPPLLYVLTKLQLDRRLIACVMTFGLITPYMFLPVGFGNIFLNEILLANIARSGVDVSGINVTHAMGIPALGMVFGLLLSLFSYRRKRAYDLKKIARVEQVAVRYNPMSLMVAGFAVAAAFAIQLLVDSMIIGALVGFLIFSLSGVVRWRETDDLFTEGMKMMAMIGFIMIAASGFAEVMKATGEVQSLVQTSAAWIGHSKGVGVLMMLLVGLLVTMGIGSSFSTVPILATIFVPLCLQLGFSPLAIVCIVGTAGALGDAGSPASDSTLGPTSGLNIDGQHHHIWDTVVPTFIHYNLPLLAFGWVAAMVL from the coding sequence ATAAATGCAGTAATTGCCGCGGTTGGCATCATGCTGGTGCTCAGCCTGTCCCGCGTGCATGTGGTGATCGCGCTGATTATTGGCGCGTTGGTGGGTGGCCTGACCGGCGGCCTGGGCATCGAAGCGACGCTCAAGGCGTTCAATGCCGGCCTCGGTGGTGGTGCGACGGTGGCGTTGTCTTATGCCTTGCTGGGCGCCTTCGCGGTGGCGATTGCCAAGTCCGGCATGGCCCACGCCTTGGCCGACAAGGCCCTGGCCCTGGTGGACCGTCAGGACGCCGCCGGTGGCTCGGGCGTCAAATGGGTGCTGATCGGTTTGCTGGGAACGGTCGCTGTGGCTTCGCAGAACGTCCTGCCGATCCACATCGCCTTCATCCCGCTGCTGGTGCCACCGCTGCTTTATGTGCTGACCAAGCTGCAACTGGATCGCCGGCTGATCGCCTGCGTCATGACCTTCGGCCTGATCACCCCGTACATGTTCCTGCCCGTGGGGTTCGGCAATATCTTCCTCAATGAAATCCTGCTCGCCAACATCGCCCGCAGCGGCGTGGACGTCAGCGGTATCAACGTCACGCACGCCATGGGCATCCCGGCGTTGGGCATGGTCTTCGGCTTGCTGCTGTCGTTGTTCAGCTACCGCAGGAAGCGCGCCTACGACCTGAAGAAAATCGCCCGGGTCGAGCAGGTGGCGGTGCGCTACAACCCGATGAGCCTGATGGTGGCCGGGTTCGCGGTGGCAGCGGCGTTCGCGATCCAGTTGCTGGTGGATTCGATGATCATCGGTGCCCTGGTCGGCTTCCTGATTTTCTCGCTGTCGGGGGTGGTGCGCTGGCGCGAGACTGACGACCTGTTCACCGAAGGCATGAAGATGATGGCAATGATCGGCTTCATCATGATCGCCGCCTCGGGGTTTGCCGAGGTGATGAAGGCCACCGGTGAAGTCCAGAGCCTGGTGCAAACCTCGGCGGCCTGGATCGGCCACAGCAAGGGCGTCGGTGTGCTGATGATGTTGCTGGTGGGCCTGTTGGTGACCATGGGCATCGGCTCGTCGTTCTCCACCGTACCGATCCTGGCGACGATTTTCGTGCCGCTGTGCCTGCAACTGGGCTTCAGCCCGCTGGCGATCGTCTGCATCGTCGGCACCGCCGGCGCCCTGGGCGATGCCGGCTCGCCCGCCTCGGACTCGACCCTGGGCCCGACCTCCGGCCTGAACATCGACGGCCAGCACCACCATATCTGGGACACCGTGGTTCCGACCTTCATCCACTACAACCTGCCATTGCTGGCGTTTGGTTGGGTGGCGGCGATGGTGCTGTAG
- the queD gene encoding 6-carboxytetrahydropterin synthase QueD, with product MEIFKEFTFESAHRLPHVPDGHKCGRLHGHSFKVAIHLSGDIDPHTGWIRDFSEIKAIFKPLYERLDHNYLNDIPGLENPTSEVLAKWIWNELKPLLPELSAIRIHETCTSGCIYHGE from the coding sequence GTGGAAATCTTCAAAGAATTCACCTTCGAATCCGCCCACCGCCTGCCCCACGTACCGGACGGCCACAAATGCGGCCGCCTGCACGGCCACTCGTTCAAGGTGGCGATTCACCTGAGCGGCGACATCGATCCGCACACCGGCTGGATTCGTGACTTCTCGGAAATCAAGGCGATCTTCAAGCCACTCTACGAGCGCCTGGACCACAACTACCTCAACGACATTCCTGGCCTGGAGAACCCCACCAGCGAAGTCCTCGCCAAGTGGATCTGGAACGAGCTCAAGCCGTTGCTGCCGGAGCTCAGCGCCATCCGCATCCATGAGACGTGCACCAGCGGTTGCATTTATCACGGCGAGTAA
- the codA gene encoding cytosine deaminase → MHIINARLRNREGLHELHLENGLIASIARQTEAPSLGPQDLDAGGNLVVPPFVEPHIHLDATLTAGEPRWNMSGTLFEGIECWGERKATITEEDTRTRATKTIQALAAHGIQHVRTHVDVTDPALTALKAMLEVREQSRHLIDMQIVAFPQEGIESYRNGRELMEEAIRMGADVVGGIPHFEYTRDQGVSSVKFLMDLAERTGCLVDVHCDETDDPHSRFLEVLAEEARSRDMGARVTASHTTAMGSYDNAYCAKLFRLLGHSGISFVSCPTESIHLQGRFDTFPKRRGVTRVNELLEAGMNVCFGQDSIVDPWYPLGNGNILRVLEAGLHICHMLGYRNLQSALDLVTDNSAKAMALGERYGLEPGRPANLLILSADSDYEVIRSQGLPLCSIRNGEVLMKRQMPVVEFGPQLG, encoded by the coding sequence ATGCACATCATCAACGCCCGCCTGCGCAACCGCGAAGGCTTGCATGAACTGCACCTGGAAAATGGCCTGATCGCCAGCATCGCCCGTCAGACCGAAGCCCCCAGCCTCGGCCCGCAGGACCTCGACGCCGGCGGCAACCTGGTGGTGCCGCCCTTCGTCGAGCCGCACATTCACCTGGACGCCACCCTCACCGCCGGCGAACCGCGCTGGAACATGAGCGGCACGCTGTTCGAAGGCATCGAGTGCTGGGGTGAACGCAAGGCCACCATCACCGAGGAGGACACCCGGACCCGCGCGACGAAAACCATCCAGGCCCTCGCTGCCCATGGCATCCAGCACGTGCGCACCCACGTCGACGTCACCGACCCCGCACTCACCGCCCTCAAGGCCATGCTGGAAGTGCGCGAGCAAAGTCGTCATCTGATCGACATGCAGATCGTCGCGTTTCCCCAGGAAGGCATCGAGTCCTACCGCAACGGCCGCGAGCTGATGGAAGAAGCGATCCGCATGGGTGCCGACGTGGTGGGCGGCATTCCGCACTTCGAGTACACCCGCGACCAGGGTGTCAGCTCGGTGAAGTTCCTGATGGACCTGGCCGAACGCACCGGCTGCCTGGTGGATGTGCATTGCGACGAAACCGACGATCCGCATTCGCGCTTTCTCGAAGTGCTGGCCGAAGAAGCCCGCAGCCGCGACATGGGCGCCCGGGTCACCGCCAGCCACACCACGGCGATGGGCTCCTACGACAACGCCTACTGCGCCAAGCTGTTTCGCCTGCTCGGGCACTCGGGGATCAGCTTCGTCTCCTGCCCCACCGAAAGCATCCACTTGCAGGGACGCTTCGACACCTTTCCCAAACGCCGTGGGGTCACCCGGGTCAATGAACTGCTCGAAGCCGGGATGAACGTGTGTTTCGGCCAGGACTCCATCGTCGACCCGTGGTATCCCCTGGGCAACGGCAACATCCTGCGGGTACTGGAAGCCGGGTTGCACATCTGCCACATGCTCGGCTACCGCAACCTGCAAAGCGCCCTCGACCTGGTCACCGACAACAGCGCCAAGGCCATGGCCCTGGGCGAGCGCTACGGGCTGGAACCCGGGCGTCCGGCGAACCTGTTGATCCTCTCGGCCGACAGCGACTACGAAGTGATCCGCAGCCAGGGGTTGCCGCTGTGCTCGATTCGCAACGGTGAAGTGCTGATGAAGCGGCAGATGCCGGTGGTGGAGTTCGGGCCGCAGTTGGGCTGA
- a CDS encoding alpha/beta fold hydrolase, with protein MTDWPLDQAYSFNGHTIRYAIHGDGPPLVFVHGTPFSSYVWHRIAPLFFSTHRVHYFDLLGYGQSAQPDADVSLGVQNLLFAKLLEHWGLERPDVVAHNFGGATALRTHLLNGKNYRSLTLIDPVALSPWGSPFVQHVRRHEAAFSGLPDYIQRAIVPAYIRGAIKRDIPEAELAPYVQPWLGETGQAAFYRQIAQMDERYTREAEGLYSSVRCPTQILWGEDDQWIPIERGRALHSLIPGAQFHPVPNAGHLVQEDAPEAIVAAVLRFLSLPPSN; from the coding sequence ATGACCGACTGGCCGCTGGATCAGGCATACAGCTTCAACGGACACACCATTCGCTACGCCATCCACGGTGACGGCCCGCCACTGGTATTCGTCCACGGCACGCCCTTCTCGTCCTATGTGTGGCATCGAATCGCCCCGCTGTTCTTTTCCACCCACCGTGTTCACTACTTCGACCTGCTGGGTTACGGCCAATCCGCACAACCCGATGCCGATGTCTCCCTCGGCGTACAGAACCTACTGTTCGCCAAACTGCTGGAACACTGGGGCCTGGAGCGCCCCGATGTGGTGGCCCACAACTTCGGCGGCGCCACCGCCCTGCGCACGCACCTGCTCAATGGCAAAAACTACCGCAGCCTGACGCTGATCGATCCGGTGGCGCTGTCGCCCTGGGGCTCACCCTTCGTCCAGCATGTGCGCCGGCATGAAGCGGCCTTCAGCGGGCTGCCCGATTACATTCAGCGCGCCATTGTGCCGGCATATATCCGCGGCGCGATCAAGCGGGACATCCCGGAGGCAGAACTGGCGCCCTACGTGCAGCCGTGGCTCGGCGAGACCGGCCAGGCCGCGTTCTATCGGCAGATTGCGCAAATGGACGAGCGTTACACCCGCGAGGCAGAAGGCCTGTATTCGAGCGTGCGCTGCCCGACGCAGATACTGTGGGGCGAGGATGACCAATGGATCCCCATCGAGCGCGGCCGGGCGCTGCACTCACTGATTCCAGGCGCGCAATTCCATCCCGTGCCGAACGCCGGGCATCTGGTCCAGGAAGATGCGCCCGAAGCCATTGTGGCGGCAGTCCTGCGATTCTTGTCACTCCCCCCATCCAACTGA
- a CDS encoding methyl-accepting chemotaxis protein: MTSQLTGLVTQVSEQAQRSEQAMERQRHETDQVATAINEMSSAAQEVARSAQGAAVAAQQTDEEGQSAKRVVAGSIQQIHALVNDIRSSGVSLDSLQQDVASIVSVLGVIRSIAEQTNLLALNAAIEAARAGEAGRGFAVVADEVRALASRTQQSTQEIQGMIDRLQSGTHAAVEAMRRSSEAGDGTSVRANEAGASLDTMAQLIGTINSMNAQIASAAEEQTAVAEEINRSVHQIAVAVDSVADETQLGAQTSRSLNDLGQRLGKLVGQFRI, from the coding sequence ATGACCTCGCAACTGACCGGCCTGGTGACACAGGTTTCCGAGCAGGCCCAGCGTTCCGAGCAGGCCATGGAGCGTCAGCGCCACGAAACCGACCAGGTCGCCACGGCGATCAACGAGATGTCGTCCGCCGCCCAGGAAGTGGCTCGCAGCGCCCAGGGTGCAGCCGTCGCTGCCCAGCAGACCGACGAAGAAGGCCAATCCGCCAAGCGCGTGGTGGCCGGGAGCATCCAGCAGATTCATGCGCTGGTGAACGACATTCGTAGCAGTGGCGTGTCCCTGGACAGCCTGCAGCAGGACGTGGCCTCGATTGTCAGCGTACTCGGGGTGATCCGTTCGATTGCCGAGCAGACCAACCTGCTGGCCCTCAACGCGGCCATCGAGGCGGCGCGCGCCGGGGAAGCGGGACGCGGTTTCGCCGTGGTGGCCGATGAGGTGCGTGCCCTGGCCAGCCGGACCCAGCAGAGCACCCAGGAAATCCAGGGCATGATCGACCGCCTGCAATCGGGCACCCATGCGGCAGTGGAAGCGATGCGTCGTTCCAGTGAAGCCGGCGACGGCACCTCGGTCCGGGCCAACGAGGCGGGCGCGTCGCTGGACACCATGGCGCAGTTGATCGGCACCATCAACTCGATGAACGCCCAGATCGCCAGCGCCGCGGAAGAGCAGACCGCCGTGGCCGAGGAAATCAACCGCAGCGTGCATCAGATCGCCGTGGCAGTGGACAGCGTGGCCGACGAAACCCAACTCGGCGCCCAGACCTCCCGCAGCCTGAATGACCTGGGCCAGCGCCTGGGCAAACTGGTAGGGCAGTTCCGTATCTGA
- a CDS encoding response regulator transcription factor: MRLLLVEDHVPLADELMAGLTRQGYAVDWLADGRDAVYQGSSEPYDLIILDLGLPGVPGLEVLAQWRAGGLSTPVLILTARGSWAERIEGLKAGADDYLTKPFHPEELHLRVQALLRRSHGQANQPTLQAAGLHLDEGRQCVVRDGADIQLTAAEFRLLRYFMLHPEQILSKSHLAEHLYDGETERDSNVLEVHVNHLRRKLGRSVIETRRGQGYLFGGQAR; this comes from the coding sequence ATGCGCCTGCTTCTGGTGGAAGATCACGTTCCCCTGGCCGATGAGCTGATGGCCGGGCTGACACGGCAAGGCTACGCCGTCGATTGGCTCGCCGACGGTCGCGACGCGGTGTATCAGGGCAGCAGCGAACCTTATGACCTGATCATCCTCGACCTTGGCCTGCCGGGCGTGCCGGGGCTCGAGGTGTTGGCCCAGTGGCGTGCCGGCGGTCTGAGCACCCCGGTGCTGATCCTCACCGCCCGCGGTTCCTGGGCCGAACGCATCGAGGGCCTCAAGGCCGGTGCCGACGATTACCTGACCAAGCCCTTTCATCCCGAGGAACTGCACCTGCGGGTCCAGGCGTTGCTGCGCCGCTCCCATGGCCAGGCCAACCAGCCGACGCTCCAGGCCGCCGGGCTGCATCTGGACGAGGGGCGGCAATGTGTGGTTCGCGACGGCGCGGACATCCAACTGACCGCCGCTGAATTTCGCCTGCTGCGCTATTTCATGCTTCACCCCGAGCAGATCCTTTCCAAGAGCCATCTCGCCGAACACTTGTATGACGGTGAAACCGAGCGTGATTCCAATGTGCTGGAAGTCCACGTCAATCACCTGCGACGCAAGCTGGGACGCAGCGTGATCGAAACCCGTCGCGGCCAGGGTTACCTGTTCGGCGGGCAGGCCCGGTGA
- a CDS encoding PepSY domain-containing protein: MKLNLCARSRWPLVLLAFCSVVMARDLDQDEALQLRQQGVILPLEQLLQQALDLHPGAKLLEAELEEKHGVYIYEVELLDTDGVVRELDLEAASGRLLKDKED; the protein is encoded by the coding sequence ATGAAGCTTAATCTCTGCGCCCGCAGTCGATGGCCGCTGGTGCTGCTGGCGTTTTGTTCGGTGGTCATGGCGCGGGACCTGGACCAGGACGAGGCCCTGCAACTGCGCCAGCAGGGCGTGATACTGCCGCTGGAGCAACTGCTGCAACAGGCGCTGGACCTGCACCCCGGCGCCAAGTTGCTGGAGGCCGAGCTGGAAGAGAAACACGGCGTCTATATTTACGAGGTCGAGCTGCTGGATACCGACGGCGTCGTGCGCGAACTGGACCTGGAGGCCGCATCCGGCCGCTTACTCAAAGATAAGGAAGACTGA
- a CDS encoding AI-2E family transporter has translation MNRKSLQYKSQILLLILVSIAFIWILLPFYGAVFWAIILGIVFAPMQHRLQLKFGWPRNVTSLFTLGICMVIAILPVIVISTLLVQEGAALYKSLESGELDIADYLARFKDALPPYFQHLLDRFGLGNLSGLRDKIVKSAMQGSEFFATQAFSFGQGTFQFLVSFFVMLYLLFFFLRDGAELARKVRTAIPLAEYQKRRLQLKFNRVVRATVKGNLLVAITQGALGGLIFWVLGISTVLPWAVLMAFLSLLPAVGAGIVWAPVAVYFLLSGAIWQGVVLTLFGVFVIGLVDNLLRPILVGKDTKMPDYMVLVSTLGGLAVFGLNGFVIGPLIAALFISCWALFVESAPRVKLP, from the coding sequence ATGAACCGAAAGAGCCTGCAATACAAATCCCAGATTCTGTTGCTGATCCTGGTCAGCATCGCTTTCATCTGGATCCTGCTGCCGTTCTATGGCGCGGTCTTCTGGGCGATCATCCTTGGCATTGTCTTCGCGCCGATGCAGCACCGCCTGCAACTCAAATTCGGCTGGCCGCGCAACGTCACTTCGCTGTTCACATTAGGCATCTGCATGGTCATCGCGATCCTGCCGGTGATTGTCATCAGCACGTTGCTGGTCCAGGAAGGCGCGGCGTTGTACAAGAGCCTGGAAAGTGGCGAGCTGGACATCGCCGATTACCTGGCGCGGTTCAAGGACGCCTTGCCACCGTACTTCCAGCACCTGCTTGACCGTTTCGGCCTGGGCAACCTGAGCGGGCTGCGGGACAAGATCGTCAAGAGTGCCATGCAGGGCAGCGAGTTCTTCGCTACACAAGCCTTCAGCTTCGGCCAGGGGACGTTTCAGTTCCTGGTCAGTTTCTTTGTGATGCTATACCTGCTGTTCTTCTTCCTGCGCGACGGCGCGGAGTTGGCACGCAAGGTGCGCACGGCCATTCCCCTGGCGGAGTACCAGAAGCGTCGCCTGCAGTTGAAGTTCAATCGGGTGGTACGGGCGACGGTCAAGGGCAACCTGTTGGTTGCGATCACCCAAGGGGCGCTGGGTGGGCTGATCTTCTGGGTCCTGGGCATTTCAACGGTGTTGCCCTGGGCTGTGCTGATGGCCTTCCTGTCGCTGTTGCCGGCGGTGGGGGCGGGTATCGTCTGGGCGCCGGTGGCGGTGTATTTCCTGCTGTCCGGGGCGATCTGGCAGGGCGTCGTGCTGACGTTGTTCGGCGTGTTCGTGATCGGCCTGGTGGACAATCTCCTGCGCCCGATCCTGGTGGGCAAAGACACCAAGATGCCCGACTACATGGTGCTGGTCTCGACCCTGGGCGGCCTGGCGGTATTCGGCCTGAACGGGTTCGTGATCGGACCGCTGATCGCCGCCTTGTTCATTTCCTGCTGGGCCTTGTTTGTCGAAAGCGCGCCTCGGGTGAAATTGCCTTAG
- a CDS encoding patatin-like phospholipase family protein, with product MTAIHIKFPALTLKAGPRALARIRAAGLKAADVGILPGAAGGPKALGIQGLDLALFGEWLPAAPRERSLIGASVGSWRFASACLPDAAEGIRRLGSLYNGQSFAKGVTMAGVSQSSQRMLDDLLEGRDATILANPHYRLNIMVVKSHGLLAQDHRGRLGLGLSSVIADNLRGRARLSRHFERLIVHDPRLAPPLHPLNDFPSRFVPLAADNLRQALLASGSIPMVMEGVRDLPGAGAGTYRDGGLLDYHLDLPYSGDDIVLYPHFTDRVIPGWFDKGLPWRRGNAGRLQDVLLLAPSREYLARLPYGKLPDRNDFKRFMGDDASRRSYWRTAMDESRRLGDEFLELAANGGLGERLLTL from the coding sequence ATGACCGCCATCCACATCAAGTTCCCCGCCCTCACCCTCAAGGCCGGCCCCCGTGCCCTGGCGCGGATTCGCGCAGCCGGCCTCAAGGCGGCCGACGTCGGCATCCTGCCGGGCGCCGCGGGTGGTCCCAAGGCCCTGGGCATCCAGGGATTGGACCTGGCGCTGTTTGGGGAATGGCTGCCCGCCGCGCCGCGGGAACGGTCGTTGATCGGCGCTTCCGTCGGCTCCTGGCGCTTCGCCAGTGCCTGCCTGCCGGATGCCGCCGAAGGGATCCGGCGCCTGGGCAGCTTGTACAACGGGCAGAGTTTCGCCAAAGGCGTGACCATGGCCGGGGTCAGCCAGAGTTCGCAACGCATGCTCGACGACCTGCTCGAAGGCCGCGACGCGACGATCCTCGCCAACCCGCATTACCGGCTCAACATCATGGTAGTCAAAAGCCACGGTTTGCTTGCGCAGGATCATCGCGGGCGGTTGGGCCTGGGCCTGTCGTCGGTGATCGCCGACAACCTGCGAGGCCGTGCACGGCTGTCGCGGCACTTCGAACGGCTGATCGTCCACGACCCGCGCCTGGCACCGCCACTGCATCCCTTGAATGACTTTCCGTCACGCTTTGTGCCGCTTGCGGCCGACAATCTGCGCCAGGCGCTGCTGGCCTCGGGCTCGATCCCGATGGTGATGGAAGGCGTGCGCGACCTGCCGGGAGCCGGGGCCGGCACCTACCGCGACGGCGGCTTGCTGGACTATCACCTCGACCTGCCCTACAGCGGCGACGACATTGTGCTGTATCCGCACTTCACCGACCGGGTCATTCCCGGCTGGTTCGACAAAGGCCTGCCGTGGCGCCGTGGCAACGCAGGACGCCTGCAGGATGTGCTGTTGCTGGCGCCGTCCCGTGAATACCTGGCTCGCCTGCCCTACGGCAAGCTGCCGGACCGCAACGACTTCAAGCGTTTCATGGGCGATGACGCCAGCCGCCGCAGCTACTGGCGCACGGCGATGGACGAGAGCCGCCGACTGGGTGACGAGTTCCTGGAACTGGCGGCCAACGGTGGGCTGGGCGAGCGTTTGCTGACCCTTTAG